The following are encoded together in the Bacillus carboniphilus genome:
- a CDS encoding multidrug efflux SMR transporter: MAWVWLILAGFGEVAFVIFMKLSNGFKKISYTVFTVLAGAFSFYFLSRALITIPLGTGYAIWTGIGAAGSVVLGMLFFNESKDIKRILFLSLIVISVVGLKVVG; encoded by the coding sequence TTGGCGTGGGTATGGTTGATTCTAGCTGGATTTGGAGAAGTAGCCTTTGTGATTTTTATGAAGTTATCCAACGGATTTAAGAAAATTTCTTATACGGTATTCACTGTATTAGCAGGAGCTTTTAGTTTTTATTTTCTTTCTAGAGCTTTAATAACGATACCACTCGGAACAGGTTATGCCATTTGGACAGGGATTGGTGCTGCAGGGAGTGTGGTATTAGGAATGTTGTTCTTTAATGAATCGAAGGATATAAAAAGAATCTTATTTCTAAGTCTCATTGTGATCAGTGTGGTTGGATTAAAAGTAGTAGGATAG
- a CDS encoding multidrug efflux SMR transporter, producing MAWVWLFLGGVSEVVWAYGLKASEGFTKPAVSVITIIFMIISFYLFAKSMQIIPIGTGYAIFTGLGAAGTVIAGVFLFEETMGPMKVIFLLLLFVGIIGLKVTTKEGQEVSGEEE from the coding sequence ATGGCTTGGGTTTGGTTATTTCTAGGTGGTGTTTCTGAAGTTGTCTGGGCTTATGGATTAAAGGCTTCTGAAGGATTTACGAAACCAGCTGTTTCAGTAATTACGATCATTTTTATGATCATTAGCTTTTATCTATTTGCCAAATCCATGCAAATCATTCCGATTGGAACAGGCTATGCTATCTTTACGGGGCTAGGTGCTGCGGGAACTGTAATTGCAGGGGTTTTTCTTTTTGAAGAAACGATGGGTCCAATGAAGGTTATTTTCTTACTGCTTTTATTTGTGGGAATTATAGGGCTAAAGGTTACGACAAAAGAAGGGCAAGAGGTTTCTGGAGAGGAGGAGTAA
- a CDS encoding hemolysin family protein — protein sequence MVLINIVLVIFLIALTAFFVSSEFAIVKVRSSQLDALIAEGNKKALAAKRVTTHLDEYLSACQLGITITALGLGWLGEPTIERLLRPLLHDLEFSESLSHIISFIVAFSTITFLHVVIGELAPKTVAIQKAVQVTLLFATPLIWFYRFMYPFIWTLNGSARLIVKMFGMETVSENELAHSEEELRILLSESFQSGEINQSEYKYMNKIFEFDDRVAREIMVPRTEIVAININASLKEILETVKEEGFTRYPVIEEDKDNIIGFINIKQLLTDCVYEDCPEEAPVYQYLKPTIRVIETIPIHDLLVIMQKERSHMTILLDEYGGTAGLVTVEDILEEIVGDIRDEFDKDEIPEVRKLSDHHYILDAKILLEDVNQLLNIEILEEDIDTLGGWFLSKKMDVQKGDQLIEQNVAFTVSEIEGHHIQYIDVQIPKQLEKSEVEE from the coding sequence TTGGTACTTATTAATATAGTTCTTGTCATATTTCTAATCGCTCTTACTGCATTCTTTGTGTCCTCTGAATTCGCCATAGTTAAAGTAAGAAGTTCACAATTAGATGCTCTTATTGCTGAAGGGAATAAAAAGGCACTCGCAGCCAAAAGAGTCACTACACACTTGGATGAGTACCTTTCCGCCTGCCAGCTGGGAATTACTATTACAGCCTTAGGTCTAGGGTGGTTGGGTGAACCAACGATAGAGAGGCTTTTACGTCCACTTTTACATGACCTTGAGTTTTCCGAATCACTTTCTCATATTATTTCTTTTATCGTAGCTTTTTCAACTATTACGTTTTTACACGTGGTTATTGGAGAACTGGCACCTAAAACGGTGGCTATTCAAAAAGCCGTTCAAGTTACCTTACTTTTTGCGACACCCCTTATTTGGTTTTATCGTTTTATGTACCCCTTTATTTGGACCCTGAATGGATCTGCACGTTTAATCGTTAAAATGTTTGGAATGGAGACTGTCTCAGAAAATGAATTAGCACATTCCGAGGAAGAACTGCGCATCCTATTATCTGAAAGCTTTCAAAGCGGCGAGATCAACCAGTCCGAATATAAATATATGAATAAAATCTTTGAGTTTGACGATCGAGTCGCAAGAGAAATTATGGTCCCAAGAACAGAAATTGTAGCTATTAACATCAACGCAAGTTTAAAGGAAATCCTGGAGACAGTAAAAGAGGAAGGGTTTACAAGATATCCGGTAATAGAAGAGGACAAAGACAACATTATTGGCTTCATTAACATTAAACAATTACTTACCGATTGCGTTTACGAAGATTGCCCTGAAGAAGCTCCTGTTTATCAATACTTAAAGCCAACTATACGTGTGATTGAGACAATTCCCATTCATGACCTCTTAGTTATTATGCAAAAGGAACGCTCTCACATGACCATTCTCCTCGATGAATATGGTGGGACTGCTGGCCTTGTAACCGTTGAGGATATCTTAGAAGAAATTGTAGGAGACATTCGAGACGAGTTTGACAAAGATGAAATTCCTGAAGTAAGAAAGTTATCAGATCACCATTATATATTAGATGCAAAAATTCTTCTGGAAGATGTTAACCAACTCCTTAACATTGAGATTTTAGAAGAAGACATTGATACTTTAGGTGGTTGGTTCCTTTCTAAAAAGATGGATGTTCAAAAAGGCGATCAACTCATAGAACAAAATGTTGCCTTTACTGTGAGCGAAATTGAAGGTCACCATATCCAATATATTGATGTTCAGATTCCTAAACAACTTGAGAAATCAGAAGTTGAAGAGTAA
- a CDS encoding MerR family transcriptional regulator, which produces MGELASIANVSKRTIDYYTSLGLLIAERSDANYRIYNQEAVRDLKFIEHCKKLHIPLDEIKKKLELKKSNELKECDVENHISAVSEHIKHLHNEINHLIPLLQKLDSKQKEAISEKLSTESVSLIQSLQLITR; this is translated from the coding sequence ATCGGTGAACTAGCAAGTATCGCCAACGTTTCTAAGAGAACAATAGATTACTATACAAGCTTAGGCTTACTTATTGCTGAGCGTTCAGACGCAAATTATAGAATATATAACCAAGAAGCTGTTAGGGATCTTAAATTTATTGAACATTGCAAAAAGCTTCATATCCCATTAGATGAGATTAAGAAGAAACTAGAGCTAAAAAAGTCTAATGAACTAAAAGAATGCGACGTTGAAAATCATATTTCAGCCGTATCCGAACATATAAAGCATTTGCACAATGAGATTAACCATTTAATACCCTTGCTTCAAAAATTAGATTCGAAACAAAAGGAAGCCATTTCAGAAAAGCTTTCAACTGAAAGCGTTTCCTTGATTCAATCACTACAACTAATTACAAGATAA
- a CDS encoding hemolysin family protein, which yields MDIFNLVLFAILIALTAFFVSTEFAIVKVRSSRIDQLVEEGSKRALKARKVISNLDEYLSACQLGITVTALGLGWLGEPTAERLLRPILTNLNLPDSTSHFLSFGIAFLVVTYLHVVVGELAPKTVAIQKAEFITLTFSGPLILFYRIMYPFIWVLNGSARVLTRAFGLKPAKEHEVAHSEEELRMILSDSYKSGEINQSEFKYVNKIFDFDDRIAKEIMVPRTEIVSLSKEDTVDIFLNLVKEEGFTRYPIIDGDKDHIIGLVNVKEIMTDMISIDNFETVTIESYIRPIIRVIDTIPIHDLLVKMQKERIHMAILMDEYGGTSGLVTVEDIIEEIVGDIRDEFDMDEIPEIRKLKDSHYIVDGKVLVSEINDLLGTNIDDEDVDTIGGWILTENYDAKQGDVIEKEGFCFKVKDMEDHHIKYVEVSRKKESIDAKAPIPFQNTEAVNQTVI from the coding sequence TTGGACATATTTAACTTGGTGCTTTTTGCCATATTGATTGCTTTAACAGCATTTTTCGTCTCGACGGAGTTTGCGATTGTAAAAGTTCGAAGCTCTCGAATTGACCAATTGGTGGAAGAAGGCAGTAAGCGAGCATTAAAGGCAAGAAAAGTAATATCTAACCTGGATGAGTATTTGTCTGCTTGTCAGCTAGGTATTACGGTTACAGCATTAGGATTAGGTTGGTTAGGTGAACCTACAGCTGAAAGATTGTTACGACCTATACTAACAAATCTTAATCTTCCTGATTCTACATCCCATTTTCTTTCATTCGGGATTGCCTTTCTTGTTGTAACTTACTTGCATGTGGTAGTCGGAGAATTAGCGCCTAAAACTGTTGCAATCCAAAAAGCTGAGTTTATTACCTTAACATTCTCAGGTCCACTCATACTGTTTTACCGTATTATGTACCCGTTCATTTGGGTTCTTAATGGATCTGCACGTGTTTTAACTAGAGCATTTGGATTAAAACCGGCGAAAGAACATGAAGTTGCTCATTCTGAAGAAGAGCTTCGAATGATACTATCGGACAGCTACAAGAGCGGCGAAATCAATCAATCTGAGTTTAAATATGTAAATAAGATTTTCGATTTTGATGACCGGATTGCTAAAGAAATCATGGTACCTCGTACCGAGATTGTAAGTCTTTCAAAAGAAGATACAGTGGATATTTTCTTAAACCTTGTGAAGGAAGAAGGATTTACAAGATATCCCATTATAGATGGAGATAAAGACCATATTATCGGTCTTGTGAATGTCAAAGAGATTATGACAGACATGATTAGTATTGATAATTTTGAGACTGTTACGATAGAAAGCTATATCAGACCTATTATACGAGTTATTGATACAATTCCTATACACGACTTACTTGTCAAAATGCAAAAAGAAAGAATTCATATGGCCATTTTGATGGATGAATACGGGGGAACGTCAGGCCTCGTAACCGTTGAAGATATTATCGAAGAGATTGTCGGCGATATCCGAGATGAGTTTGACATGGATGAAATCCCTGAAATTAGAAAGTTAAAAGACAGCCACTATATCGTCGATGGAAAAGTACTAGTTAGTGAAATTAACGATTTATTAGGTACGAATATTGATGATGAAGATGTTGATACTATTGGTGGTTGGATTCTAACTGAAAATTATGATGCAAAACAAGGGGATGTTATCGAAAAGGAAGGATTTTGCTTTAAGGTAAAGGACATGGAAGATCACCATATTAAGTATGTAGAGGTCTCTAGAAAAAAAGAGTCCATCGATGCCAAAGCACCTATTCCCTTTCAAAATACGGAAGCCGTAAACCAAACCGTTATTTAA
- a CDS encoding FtsW/RodA/SpoVE family cell cycle protein has product MKTQKKVGERFDWNLCLILFLFFLVSIVTIASAQSTDPLGVNYALKQGIFYIIGAIIIAVAMYFDPEQYRKLSWFLYLVGILLLAFLLVAPSSLLADPKIKSWYYIPGLGSLQPSEFMKTFLIILLSRIIVEHHEKHQFKTIKTDFWLLGKIGILTGIPLGLVMLQPDLGTSLTFIAIFSGMVLVSGINWKIIVPVFGSISTVGVTAILMVIYYPSFLEEKFGLVKYQFDRIYTWLDPYNNPQGEGYNLIQAMTAIGSGEITGKGFNDKEVFVPEQHTDFIFSVIGEEYGFIGASFVISLFFLLIYHLIKVALETKDPFSSYVCAGIICMITFHVFENIGMQLQLLPITGIPLPFISSGGSSLMGSMLAMGVIFSIRFHHKTYMFSSEKN; this is encoded by the coding sequence ATGAAAACACAAAAAAAAGTTGGAGAAAGATTTGACTGGAATTTATGTTTAATTCTTTTCTTATTTTTCCTTGTTAGTATTGTTACAATTGCAAGTGCACAATCCACAGACCCATTAGGAGTTAACTATGCCTTAAAACAGGGTATATTTTATATTATCGGCGCTATTATTATAGCTGTTGCGATGTATTTTGACCCTGAGCAATATCGAAAACTTTCGTGGTTTTTATATCTTGTGGGTATTTTATTACTAGCGTTTCTTTTAGTAGCTCCATCTTCATTATTGGCGGACCCTAAGATTAAAAGTTGGTATTACATACCTGGTTTAGGCTCATTACAACCATCTGAGTTTATGAAGACATTTTTAATTATTCTCCTCAGTCGAATAATTGTTGAGCATCATGAAAAGCACCAATTTAAAACGATTAAGACAGATTTTTGGCTATTAGGGAAAATTGGAATCCTTACTGGAATACCGCTTGGCCTTGTTATGTTACAACCTGACTTAGGGACTTCTTTAACTTTCATTGCCATTTTTTCAGGAATGGTACTTGTATCAGGTATTAACTGGAAAATTATAGTTCCTGTTTTTGGCTCAATTAGCACAGTCGGAGTAACAGCAATACTAATGGTCATTTACTACCCTAGCTTTTTAGAAGAAAAATTTGGATTGGTTAAATACCAGTTTGATCGGATTTACACATGGCTTGATCCATATAATAATCCACAGGGCGAGGGATATAACCTTATTCAAGCGATGACCGCTATTGGTTCTGGGGAAATAACAGGGAAGGGATTTAACGATAAAGAGGTATTTGTTCCCGAACAACATACTGACTTTATTTTTTCTGTCATTGGAGAAGAATATGGTTTTATCGGCGCGAGTTTTGTTATCAGTTTATTCTTCCTATTAATTTATCACTTGATCAAAGTAGCATTGGAAACAAAGGACCCTTTTAGTTCCTATGTATGTGCAGGAATCATATGCATGATTACCTTCCATGTGTTTGAAAATATTGGCATGCAGCTTCAATTACTCCCTATAACAGGTATCCCACTACCTTTTATTAGCTCTGGAGGGAGTTCTCTAATGGGCTCTATGTTAGCCATGGGGGTTATATTTAGCATACGATTCCATCATAAAACGTACATGTTCTCTTCTGAAAAAAATTAG
- the argS gene encoding arginine--tRNA ligase, which yields MLHELCSSLLAQHLPELSEEEIVHLLEKPKHKDHGDVSFPCFTLAKTRRTSPHAIAKELSEQLQSPYFTSIEAVGAYVNFFFNPEEVAPKIVNKILSAGSEFGSNQLGHGCRIVIDLSSPNIAKPFSMGHLRSTVIGNSLSLIGKKNGYDVVKINYVGDWGTQFGKLIVAFLKWGDLEKVKQNPIPELFQLYVKFHHEAEQNPTLDEEGRKAFQELEAGNEEYLKLWTYFREVSLEAFQKVYQLLGIDFESWKGEAAYNHKMDHTTDLLKEKDLLVESDGATIVQLEEDNLPPCLIRKRDGATLYATRDLTAAYDRYTEFKFTQAFYVVGHEQSIHFKQVFAVLKKLGAPFAENMEHIPFGLYLKDGQKMSTRKGRVILLEEVLLESIEKAKKNIEERNPSFPGLEEVAKQVGVGAILFNDLKQDRMNNIEFNMDDMLQFEGETGPYLQYTHARAQSILRKASVEDNIFTGDSHRKSWELIKKLHEFPSSVETAFTKRSPAIVAHYLLKLAKLFNQYYSQVKILEDTREKESRIALVKAVTIVLAEGLRLLGMKAPDQM from the coding sequence TTGTTACATGAATTATGTTCCTCCCTATTAGCCCAGCACCTACCTGAATTGAGTGAAGAAGAAATTGTTCATTTACTGGAGAAACCAAAACATAAGGATCATGGAGATGTTTCCTTCCCTTGCTTTACATTAGCTAAAACAAGAAGAACCTCTCCACATGCCATTGCCAAGGAGCTCAGCGAACAATTACAGAGCCCATATTTTACTTCAATCGAAGCTGTTGGGGCCTATGTTAACTTCTTTTTTAATCCAGAAGAAGTCGCTCCTAAAATAGTAAACAAAATTTTATCTGCTGGATCTGAATTTGGTAGCAACCAGCTTGGACATGGTTGTAGAATCGTTATCGACCTTTCTTCTCCAAATATTGCAAAGCCATTCTCAATGGGACATTTACGATCTACTGTCATAGGGAATTCATTAAGTCTGATTGGTAAGAAAAACGGATATGATGTTGTAAAAATAAACTATGTTGGGGACTGGGGTACCCAGTTCGGCAAGTTAATCGTAGCTTTTTTAAAATGGGGTGACCTTGAAAAGGTTAAACAGAATCCAATTCCTGAACTATTCCAATTATACGTAAAGTTCCACCATGAAGCCGAGCAGAATCCCACTCTGGACGAAGAGGGTAGAAAAGCCTTTCAAGAATTAGAAGCTGGTAATGAAGAATATTTGAAACTGTGGACTTACTTTAGAGAGGTTTCTTTAGAAGCTTTTCAGAAAGTCTATCAACTTCTAGGCATTGACTTTGAATCATGGAAAGGTGAAGCTGCTTACAACCATAAGATGGACCATACTACTGACCTATTGAAAGAAAAAGACTTGTTAGTGGAATCTGATGGCGCAACGATTGTTCAGCTTGAAGAAGACAATCTACCTCCTTGTCTCATAAGAAAGAGAGATGGAGCCACTTTATACGCTACCAGGGACTTAACTGCAGCATACGACCGTTATACCGAATTTAAATTCACCCAAGCTTTCTATGTAGTGGGACATGAACAATCCATACATTTCAAGCAAGTATTTGCGGTTTTAAAGAAACTAGGAGCACCTTTTGCTGAAAATATGGAGCATATTCCATTTGGCCTTTATTTAAAAGACGGACAAAAAATGTCTACTAGAAAAGGAAGAGTCATACTTCTAGAGGAAGTGTTGTTAGAATCCATTGAAAAAGCAAAGAAAAATATCGAAGAACGTAACCCATCATTCCCAGGTTTAGAAGAGGTGGCTAAACAAGTCGGTGTCGGCGCTATCCTTTTCAATGACTTAAAACAAGATCGGATGAATAACATTGAGTTTAATATGGACGACATGCTTCAATTTGAAGGAGAAACAGGACCATACCTTCAATATACACATGCGAGAGCACAATCTATATTAAGAAAAGCCTCTGTGGAGGACAATATATTTACTGGGGATTCACACAGAAAAAGCTGGGAACTTATCAAAAAACTTCATGAATTCCCATCGTCCGTTGAAACGGCTTTTACAAAGAGATCTCCAGCCATCGTGGCTCATTACCTATTAAAACTGGCAAAGTTATTTAACCAGTATTATAGCCAAGTGAAAATTCTCGAGGACACTCGTGAAAAAGAGTCGAGAATAGCTTTAGTAAAAGCCGTTACTATTGTTCTGGCGGAGGGATTGAGACTTCTAGGAATGAAGGCACCCGATCAGATGTAA
- a CDS encoding ABC transporter permease — protein MKLLHLFNANIRREVIYLKRYLPNTISLLVTFYCIFLMMFFGIQIVGDPTTMESNVQYVIVNYIFWYLAMMAMQDIGWVISNEAQLGTLEQLYMSPMGAWKILLSRIIGSTILQLIIISVLLVLSLWTAQTTLHLNITSILPVLIITLFSMYGISFMIAGMAIIVKQVNAFLQILQFVFMGLTFVPISVAPWLEFAPFVKGVDMIRKMMIEGYTLGSFSSLDYASLIGNSAVYLLLGLVVFFKCEKTAMEKGVLGQH, from the coding sequence ATGAAGTTGCTGCATCTCTTTAATGCTAATATACGCAGGGAAGTAATCTATTTAAAAAGGTATCTCCCTAATACAATCAGTTTGCTGGTCACTTTTTACTGCATTTTCTTGATGATGTTTTTTGGTATACAAATTGTTGGAGACCCGACAACGATGGAATCGAATGTGCAGTATGTTATTGTAAACTATATTTTCTGGTACTTAGCTATGATGGCTATGCAGGATATCGGATGGGTGATATCAAATGAAGCGCAGCTAGGAACGTTAGAACAACTTTATATGTCACCGATGGGCGCGTGGAAGATTCTTTTATCCAGAATTATTGGAAGTACGATTTTACAACTTATTATTATTTCTGTATTACTAGTACTATCTTTGTGGACAGCACAAACGACTCTTCATTTGAATATTACGTCCATATTGCCTGTACTCATCATTACATTGTTCAGTATGTATGGAATTAGCTTTATGATTGCAGGGATGGCTATTATCGTAAAGCAGGTAAATGCATTTTTACAAATTCTGCAGTTTGTGTTTATGGGTCTAACCTTTGTTCCAATCTCAGTAGCACCATGGTTAGAATTTGCTCCATTTGTAAAAGGAGTAGATATGATAAGAAAAATGATGATTGAAGGCTATACATTAGGTTCATTTTCAAGCTTAGACTATGCTTCTCTAATAGGAAATTCCGCCGTATATTTACTGTTAGGGTTAGTGGTGTTTTTTAAATGTGAAAAAACAGCAATGGAAAAAGGTGTATTGGGACAACATTAA
- a CDS encoding ABC transporter ATP-binding protein produces MRPILEIHDLGKTYKKRKTKETIEAVKGISLKIEKGETVGLLGPNGAGKTTFIKMMCGLLVPNSGEVLINGVSIHKKRLKALQHISVVLEGNRNLYWRMTVKENLEYFAGNRGKSRKSVQNRIEELLTMFNLKEKENEQVNTLSRGMQQKVSIAVSLLADTDIIFLDEPTLGLDVETSYEIRKILKDIAKLEGKTILMSSHDMPVVQDICDRVVIINKGRIVADEQVDHLLSLFESKAYAFTLSSPIQEGKIKDLSSKFLTVIEQNEQGNPVLNFTIQDGEELYEIIDHLKRYGVIIEKIDRTIVDFEQAFMNIVKGDGIHEVAASL; encoded by the coding sequence GTGAGACCGATACTTGAAATTCATGATCTAGGAAAGACCTATAAGAAAAGAAAAACAAAAGAAACCATTGAGGCAGTGAAAGGAATCAGCCTTAAAATTGAAAAGGGAGAAACCGTAGGACTTCTAGGACCAAATGGGGCAGGGAAGACAACCTTTATAAAAATGATGTGTGGCTTACTGGTTCCAAACAGTGGGGAAGTGCTGATTAACGGAGTATCCATTCATAAAAAGCGCTTAAAAGCCCTTCAACATATTAGTGTTGTACTTGAAGGTAACCGTAATCTTTACTGGAGAATGACTGTAAAAGAGAATCTTGAGTACTTTGCGGGGAATCGTGGGAAGTCTAGGAAATCAGTTCAAAACAGAATTGAAGAACTGCTAACCATGTTTAATCTGAAAGAAAAGGAAAACGAGCAAGTAAATACTCTGTCGAGAGGAATGCAGCAGAAGGTCTCTATTGCCGTTTCCTTATTAGCAGATACGGATATTATCTTCTTGGATGAACCGACTTTAGGATTAGATGTAGAAACGAGCTATGAAATTAGGAAAATCTTAAAAGACATTGCTAAGCTAGAAGGCAAAACAATCTTAATGAGCTCGCACGATATGCCGGTGGTCCAAGATATCTGTGATCGGGTAGTGATTATCAATAAAGGAAGAATTGTAGCAGATGAACAGGTTGATCACCTATTGAGTTTGTTTGAAAGTAAAGCCTATGCATTCACCCTATCATCTCCAATTCAAGAGGGGAAGATTAAAGATTTAAGCTCTAAATTTCTAACCGTTATCGAGCAAAATGAACAAGGAAACCCAGTTTTAAACTTTACCATTCAAGATGGTGAGGAATTATATGAAATTATTGATCATCTTAAAAGATATGGAGTTATCATTGAAAAAATTGACCGTACAATCGTAGACTTTGAACAAGCATTTATGAATATCGTGAAAGGAGATGGAATCCATGAAGTTGCTGCATCTCTTTAA
- a CDS encoding sulfite exporter TauE/SafE family protein encodes MEWIAFPLVGLIISVLSGFFGVGGGFILTPFLLLIGFSPVEAIMVSLLFSIATSVMGAFAHLRQKNIRWKMSVILGVSGVLATQVAQPFVMFLSKRGLDEVVIPLLYIILLLYFAWKMKQETKREVAATAENERKNQEIKNVLAKTIFIGIAGGFVSTTLGVGGGFLMVPLLITLLGFQARQAVGTSLMSVLFIVIAGFITYALKTPFDYSNALLLIVGALVGSPIGAKLTKYYLHQETAKWLSYLYIAIMGSVVLKLFKVPLWGLVVMAVFISLFAASIVKKIMNKRKRMVSNS; translated from the coding sequence ATGGAATGGATTGCATTTCCGCTCGTTGGTCTCATAATTAGTGTATTATCTGGGTTCTTCGGAGTTGGTGGCGGTTTTATCTTAACTCCTTTTTTACTTTTAATTGGTTTCTCGCCTGTAGAAGCTATTATGGTTAGTCTTCTGTTCTCAATTGCCACTAGTGTGATGGGAGCATTCGCCCATCTTCGCCAAAAGAATATCAGATGGAAGATGTCCGTTATTTTAGGAGTAAGTGGAGTATTGGCGACCCAAGTGGCTCAACCCTTCGTGATGTTTCTCAGTAAAAGAGGTTTAGATGAAGTTGTCATCCCATTGCTGTATATTATTTTGCTCTTATATTTTGCGTGGAAGATGAAACAAGAAACTAAGAGGGAAGTAGCAGCCACTGCTGAAAATGAACGGAAAAACCAAGAAATAAAAAATGTTTTAGCAAAGACCATATTTATTGGTATTGCAGGAGGCTTTGTTTCCACTACTTTAGGTGTGGGTGGGGGATTTTTAATGGTCCCATTACTCATTACACTATTAGGCTTCCAGGCGAGACAAGCGGTTGGAACAAGTCTCATGTCCGTATTGTTTATAGTGATCGCAGGCTTTATTACATATGCTCTTAAAACCCCTTTCGACTACTCTAATGCACTTTTACTCATTGTTGGTGCATTGGTAGGTTCTCCGATCGGGGCAAAGCTAACCAAATATTATCTACATCAGGAGACTGCGAAGTGGCTCTCATATTTATATATCGCAATTATGGGAAGTGTTGTGTTGAAGCTCTTTAAAGTTCCTCTATGGGGGCTTGTTGTTATGGCGGTATTCATTTCTTTGTTTGCTGCTAGTATTGTTAAGAAGATAATGAATAAGCGAAAACGGATGGTATCAAATTCATAG